tttttgttcaatccATGTATATATGATGATCTAGTTTATTCATAACGAATATTTTATGGGTTTCATGGAAATTTTTATGGTATTTTAACCATAATTAAtaaacgattttatttattttctacaatcAATTATCTATATCATCGTCTACGTTTATATCTACCTCTAGCGCTAGAACCACGAACTATCTTTTTGTGTATAcgtcaattgaaatttatttttgacagttGTGCTTAAGTTAACAGATAATATGGTAAGAAATTAccgtttttttgttaaaatttaccgtattatttagttgaaaaacatcggtgtatatataaaaaatgtttatttcgtTTCAGGCAAACTATTCCGAAGACCAGATGGCCGGTAAGTGCAttcgattacaaaaaactagGTTAAGTTGCCCCACCTTGTGTCACCCATATTGTACTTCTTTGATATTCCGTATTATTATTACCctcatttaattgtttttcagcaatttttttgtgatattaatTGATTTAGTTGTTTTAAATAgtgatttaaacaaaatttatatccaataaaattatttttaatagtaaaatagTTTAACGAAATTATGAAACATAGAATGAGGTAGATTACACATATAAAATGACTCATGTTTTATGTTTATTACCATAAAAGGAACGATTTTGAAAGTTtaaatcttcaatttatttatgCTTAGTCAGTATTAAGTGTTGTTTAAAGATGTATCTATACGATATTCCAAAGAAATTAACCCTTACGTCGGTTGAAggttcgtttttatttttaattattaggtgaaaagttttttatatttctttacaGAATTTCAGGAAGCTTTTCAGCTTTTTGATAACCGGGGGGATGGTAAAATTCACGTAGCACAAATCGGGGATGCTTTAAGAGCATTAGGGCAAAATCCTACCGAATCTGACGTTAAGAAATATACCCACCAGCATAAGCCTGACGAAAGGGTGTCTTTTGAAGTGTTTTTACCTATTTATCAGGTAAAAATGACTTTTTCGGGGTAGTTAtcgtttttttctcattatttaacCTTGTAGCAAATTTCTAAAACTCGAAGTGCCGATACGGCGGACGATTTTATCGAAGGGTTACGCCATTTTGATAAAGATGGGAATGGGTATATTAGTTCCGCCGAACTTCGCCACCTTTTGACCACTTTGGGGGAGAAATTGACAGATGACGAGGTT
This DNA window, taken from Diorhabda sublineata isolate icDioSubl1.1 chromosome 4, icDioSubl1.1, whole genome shotgun sequence, encodes the following:
- the LOC130442589 gene encoding myosin-2 essential light chain isoform X2; the encoded protein is MANYSEDQMAEFQEAFQLFDNRGDGKIHVAQIGDALRALGQNPTESDVKKYTHQHKPDERVSFEVFLPIYQQISKTRSADTADDFIEGLRHFDKDGNGYISSAELRHLLTTLGEKLTDDEVEQLLLGHEDSHGNVNYEEFVKAIMSG
- the LOC130442589 gene encoding myosin-2 essential light chain isoform X1, which produces MYLYDIPKKLTLTSVEEFQEAFQLFDNRGDGKIHVAQIGDALRALGQNPTESDVKKYTHQHKPDERVSFEVFLPIYQQISKTRSADTADDFIEGLRHFDKDGNGYISSAELRHLLTTLGEKLTDDEVEQLLLGHEDSHGNVNYEEFVKAIMSG